The proteins below come from a single Enterobacteriaceae endosymbiont of Donacia fulgens genomic window:
- a CDS encoding RlmE family RNA methyltransferase, whose amino-acid sequence MWLKNNFKDFYIKKVQKNINRYRSRSWFKLAEIEKIDKIFKKNMIIIDLGSSPGGWSSFASLKIGNKGRIIACDILPMDYIQNVNFYKGNICNPIFFNKIIKKLNKIKVHMIMSDMSPNISGIKEIDIPRIIYLNELTLKLCYSKLRHNGIFLVKTFQGKGLTQFYKKISSIFEIVKIRKPNASRSQSNEIYIVAKRYKN is encoded by the coding sequence ATATGGTTAAAAAATAATTTTAAAGATTTTTATATAAAAAAAGTTCAAAAAAATATTAATAGATATAGATCAAGATCTTGGTTTAAATTAGCAGAAATAGAAAAAATAGATAAAATTTTTAAAAAAAATATGATAATAATTGATTTAGGATCCTCTCCTGGAGGATGGTCTAGTTTTGCATCATTAAAAATTGGTAATAAAGGAAGAATTATAGCATGTGATATATTACCAATGGATTATATTCAAAACGTTAATTTTTACAAAGGTAATATATGTAATCCTATATTTTTTAATAAAATTATAAAAAAACTTAATAAAATAAAAGTTCATATGATAATGTCCGATATGTCTCCAAATATTTCTGGTATTAAAGAAATAGATATACCTCGGATTATTTATTTGAATGAATTAACATTAAAATTATGCTATTCTAAATTAAGACACAATGGAATTTTTCTAGTAAAAACTTTTCAAGGTAAAGGATTAACACAATTTTATAAAAAAATTAGTTCTATATTTGAAATAGTTAAAATTAGAAAACCTAATGCTTCAAGATCTCAATCAAATGAAATTTATATTGTTGCAAAAAGATATAAAAATTAA